From Peptoanaerobacter stomatis, one genomic window encodes:
- a CDS encoding VOC family protein → MNTQEDIFKNLEFHHIGIATKSISDEIMLYKMLGYKEETDFFNDYEQGIRGIFLNSDSGVRIELLENLPNSNILDEHIKKNNKNYHLAFLSETLIIKSRNLKMLKEPKYSSYFKKKVCFYIMKNMAIIELIEK, encoded by the coding sequence ATGAATACACAAGAAGATATATTTAAAAATTTGGAATTTCATCATATAGGAATAGCTACGAAATCCATATCAGATGAAATCATGCTTTATAAAATGTTAGGATATAAAGAGGAAACAGATTTTTTTAATGATTATGAGCAAGGTATAAGAGGAATATTTTTAAATAGCGATAGTGGTGTAAGAATTGAATTATTAGAAAATCTCCCTAATAGTAATATACTTGATGAACATATTAAAAAGAATAATAAAAATTATCATTTAGCTTTCTTGTCTGAAACTCTTATTATAAAATCAAGGAATCTTAAAATGCTAAAAGAGCCTAAATATTCCAGTTATTTTAAAAAGAAAGTTTGTTTTTATATTATGAAAAATATGGCTATTATTGAATTAATAGAAAAATGA
- a CDS encoding flagellin, producing the protein SRIRDTDMAKEMSKFTKDNILTQASQAMLAQANQLPQQVLQLLR; encoded by the coding sequence TCAAGAATAAGAGATACTGATATGGCAAAAGAGATGAGTAAGTTTACAAAAGACAACATATTAACACAAGCATCTCAAGCAATGCTTGCACAAGCAAATCAATTGCCACAACAAGTATTACAATTATTAAGATAG
- a CDS encoding SDR family NAD(P)-dependent oxidoreductase, which yields MLNDKNIIVTGSNRGIGKSIVKILASNKANIWAVSRNITDEYINFLRDLERKNGIFIKPIYADMRSEENIKDAYKEISSEKKQIDGLVNTAGIMNNTLFSMTSSSVFKDEMSVNFYSIFLLTQLVSKKMQRQKNGSIVNFTSTVAIDGCDGKASYSATKGAILSFTKSIAKELGSYNVRANCIAPGIVDTDLISNVSDEKKKIYIDSTSLKRIAHTDEIANVALFLLSEYSSYITGQVIRVDGGL from the coding sequence ATGTTAAATGATAAAAATATAATAGTTACAGGAAGTAATAGAGGCATAGGAAAATCAATAGTAAAGATATTGGCATCCAATAAGGCAAATATTTGGGCTGTAAGTAGAAATATAACTGATGAATATATAAATTTTTTAAGAGATTTAGAAAGAAAAAACGGTATTTTTATAAAACCTATATATGCAGATATGAGAAGTGAAGAAAATATAAAAGATGCATATAAAGAAATAAGTTCTGAAAAAAAACAAATAGATGGTTTAGTAAATACTGCAGGTATTATGAATAATACATTATTTTCTATGACATCATCAAGTGTTTTTAAAGATGAAATGTCTGTGAATTTCTATTCTATTTTTCTACTTACACAACTTGTAAGTAAGAAAATGCAAAGACAGAAGAATGGTAGTATTGTAAACTTTACTTCTACAGTGGCAATAGATGGTTGTGATGGAAAGGCATCATATTCTGCTACTAAAGGAGCAATTCTTTCTTTTACAAAATCAATAGCTAAAGAATTAGGCTCATATAATGTAAGAGCTAATTGCATTGCTCCAGGTATAGTAGATACAGATTTGATAAGTAATGTTAGTGATGAAAAGAAAAAAATATATATTGATAGTACATCACTAAAGAGAATAGCGCATACTGACGAAATAGCAAATGTAGCATTATTTTTACTTTCAGAGTATTCAAGTTATATTACTGGTCAAGTTATAAGAGTAGATGGTGGATTATAG
- a CDS encoding AMP-binding protein: MEFYNLDDRYNDKPIIIDYRGNLLNKDKYKKINLEIKNNIKKRTLVFLFCENSIDCISIYISLLNNGIVPVMISPDLDEELCNNLINIYKPSYLILNISMKKQKFDYKKVLSNGDYIFLKTDYYEKHNLSDELAILLTTSGSTGSPKLVRQSYKNINSNASAIAKYLELNEYEKPITTLPFNYTYGISVINSHLLVGATILVTNKSIIQRDFWDFVKKYKATSIAGVPYTYQMLKKIRFFDMDLPYLKTMTQAGGKLLVELHEEFANFALKNDKKFVVMYGQTEATARMGYLPHDKSIEKIGSMGISIPNGRFELVDVDNNIIDTPEVIGELVYYGDNVTLGYSENIEDLSKDDERNGRLVTGDMAKFDADGYYYIVGRKKRFLKIFGNRVNLDEVERILNSQFTENELICSGKDDNMIVYYTKLLDEKILSDFLSDTLHINKSAFRFKKIKNIPKNESGKILYSKL, from the coding sequence ATGGAATTTTATAATTTAGATGATAGATATAATGATAAACCTATAATTATAGATTATAGAGGAAATTTATTAAATAAAGATAAATATAAAAAAATAAATTTAGAAATTAAAAATAATATAAAAAAAAGAACTCTTGTATTCTTATTTTGTGAAAACAGTATAGATTGTATATCTATCTATATAAGTCTTCTAAATAATGGGATTGTACCTGTTATGATTTCTCCTGATTTAGATGAAGAATTGTGTAATAATTTGATAAATATATATAAGCCTTCATATTTGATTTTGAATATTAGTATGAAAAAACAAAAATTTGATTATAAAAAAGTATTAAGTAATGGAGATTATATATTTTTAAAAACTGATTATTATGAAAAGCATAATCTTAGTGATGAATTGGCAATTCTTCTTACTACATCAGGGAGTACAGGTTCTCCTAAATTAGTAAGACAAAGCTATAAAAATATAAACTCTAATGCAAGTGCAATAGCTAAATACTTGGAATTAAATGAATATGAAAAGCCTATTACTACATTGCCATTTAATTATACTTATGGTATATCGGTTATAAATAGTCATTTATTAGTAGGAGCAACGATACTTGTTACCAATAAATCAATAATACAAAGAGATTTTTGGGATTTTGTAAAAAAATATAAAGCTACATCCATTGCAGGAGTACCATATACGTATCAAATGCTCAAAAAAATAAGATTTTTTGATATGGATTTACCTTATTTAAAAACTATGACACAAGCAGGTGGGAAATTATTAGTTGAACTTCACGAAGAATTTGCAAACTTTGCATTAAAAAATGATAAAAAATTTGTAGTAATGTATGGGCAAACTGAAGCAACAGCAAGAATGGGATATCTTCCGCACGATAAGTCTATTGAAAAAATAGGAAGTATGGGAATTTCTATACCAAATGGACGTTTTGAGTTAGTAGATGTTGATAATAATATAATAGATACTCCGGAAGTTATAGGGGAATTGGTTTATTATGGTGACAATGTAACACTTGGATATAGTGAAAATATAGAGGATTTATCAAAAGATGATGAAAGAAATGGCAGACTTGTAACAGGTGATATGGCAAAATTTGACGCAGATGGATATTATTATATAGTTGGAAGAAAGAAAAGATTTTTGAAAATTTTTGGTAACAGAGTCAATCTTGATGAAGTTGAAAGAATTTTAAATTCTCAATTTACTGAAAATGAGTTGATTTGCTCAGGGAAAGATGATAACATGATTGTTTACTATACAAAATTATTAGATGAGAAGATTCTCAGTGATTTTTTGTCGGATACTTTGCATATTAATAAGTCTGCATTTAGATTTAAAAAAATAAAAAACATTCCCAAAAATGAATCAGGTAAGATACTGTATTCTAAATTATAA
- a CDS encoding acyl carrier protein, whose product MTNIEKYNAVFMGTFSINENDLKENPTYQKLKVWDSVAHMSLIFAIEEAFDISFETDDMIDFDSYEKGKELLKKYDIQF is encoded by the coding sequence ATGACAAATATAGAAAAATACAATGCTGTTTTTATGGGAACTTTTTCAATAAACGAAAATGATTTGAAAGAAAATCCTACTTATCAAAAACTTAAAGTGTGGGATTCAGTTGCTCATATGTCTCTTATTTTTGCGATAGAAGAAGCTTTTGATATATCATTTGAAACAGATGATATGATAGACTTTGATTCTTATGAAAAAGGAAAAGAATTATTAAAAAAATATGATATACAATTCTAA
- the fliS gene encoding flagellar export chaperone FliS, translating into MLLNPYAKYKENSINTATKEELTLMLYDGCIKFMNLAKIGIEEKNIQKANDNLLKAQAIITELDVTLNMDIEISKNMHSLYDFALSRLVDANLKKDASFIDDAKIVIVDLRDAWKEAMNIVKRGK; encoded by the coding sequence TTGTTATTGAATCCTTACGCAAAATACAAAGAAAACTCAATAAATACAGCTACAAAAGAAGAACTGACCTTGATGTTATATGACGGCTGTATAAAGTTTATGAATTTGGCAAAAATAGGTATAGAAGAAAAGAATATTCAAAAAGCTAATGACAACTTACTCAAAGCTCAAGCTATAATTACAGAATTGGATGTTACTCTTAATATGGATATAGAAATATCTAAAAATATGCATAGTTTATATGATTTTGCGCTCAGCAGACTTGTTGATGCAAATCTTAAAAAAGATGCATCATTCATAGACGATGCAAAAATAGTAATCGTAGATTTGAGAGATGCCTGGAAAGAAGCTATGAATATTGTTAAAAGAGGTAAATGA
- a CDS encoding NAD(P)-dependent malic enzyme, with amino-acid sequence MVNFEEEALKLHKQNKGKIGIKSKININSKEVFSLAHTPGVAFACKEIQKNPDSIYEYTAKGNLVAVVTDGSSILGLGNIGSKAGMPVMEGKAMLMKEFADVDAFPICLNTQDTEEIISAIKNISPTFGAIHLEDIAAPKCIEIEKRLSDELNIPVFHDDRDGAGIVVSAALLNALKLVNKPIEKVKICINGAGAAGYGVLNMLMLLGAKNIIVCDRKGIIYKNRENDNLFKQEIADITNKDLITGNLKDAVNNADIFIGVSSSNLLDESMIRSMNEKSIVFAMANPVPEIYPDVAKKYGAFIVGSGRSDYENQINNILAFPGVFRGLLDARAKKITDSMKLAAINAIAESISDSELNPSYIIPSALDRRIAPLVSKAVFDAYKKEFNINKESDIYEI; translated from the coding sequence ATGGTTAATTTTGAAGAAGAGGCGTTAAAACTCCATAAGCAAAACAAAGGAAAAATTGGTATAAAAAGCAAGATAAATATAAATAGTAAGGAAGTATTCAGTTTGGCACATACTCCTGGAGTGGCATTTGCTTGTAAAGAAATACAAAAAAATCCAGACTCTATATATGAATATACTGCAAAAGGGAATTTGGTGGCTGTTGTAACAGATGGTTCGTCTATATTAGGTCTTGGTAATATAGGCTCTAAAGCAGGTATGCCCGTTATGGAAGGTAAGGCTATGCTTATGAAAGAATTTGCAGATGTTGATGCTTTTCCTATATGTTTGAATACACAAGATACAGAAGAAATAATATCTGCAATAAAAAATATATCACCTACATTTGGTGCTATCCATTTAGAAGATATAGCTGCACCAAAGTGCATAGAAATAGAAAAAAGATTATCTGATGAACTTAATATACCTGTTTTTCATGATGATAGAGATGGAGCAGGAATAGTAGTAAGTGCAGCTTTATTGAATGCACTTAAGTTAGTAAATAAACCTATAGAAAAAGTAAAAATATGCATAAATGGAGCTGGAGCTGCCGGATACGGTGTACTTAATATGTTAATGTTACTTGGAGCAAAAAATATAATAGTTTGCGATAGAAAAGGTATAATATATAAAAATAGAGAAAATGACAATTTATTTAAACAAGAAATTGCTGATATTACGAATAAAGATTTAATAACGGGTAACTTGAAAGATGCTGTCAATAATGCGGATATTTTTATAGGTGTATCTTCGTCTAATCTATTAGATGAAAGTATGATACGATCTATGAATGAAAAATCTATAGTTTTTGCTATGGCAAATCCTGTTCCTGAAATATATCCAGATGTTGCAAAAAAATATGGGGCATTTATTGTTGGTTCTGGTAGGTCAGATTATGAAAATCAAATCAATAACATATTAGCTTTTCCGGGAGTATTCAGGGGATTATTGGATGCAAGAGCTAAAAAGATAACAGATAGTATGAAATTGGCTGCAATAAATGCAATAGCTGAGTCTATAAGTGATAGTGAATTAAATCCGAGCTATATAATACCAAGCGCCCTTGACAGAAGAATAGCACCTCTTGTATCAAAAGCAGTATTTGACGCTTATAAAAAAGAATTTAATATTAATAAAGAAAGTGATATATATGAAATATGA
- a CDS encoding flagellin produces MIINHNMMSMNAHRSMGVNAGGMSKSVEKLSTGQRINRAADDAAGLYISEKMRSQVRGLTQASRNAQDGISAVQTAEGALDEVHAMLQRMRELAVQAGNDTNQDEDRKAIKAEIAQLGSEIDDVAKKTQFNKQTLLSGGFKSGKKLQVGANKGQTLTISIVSMTGKAIEIGTGASAISVGSNGDVSKSLSRIDAAIAKVSEQRSKLGAIQNRLEHTIKNLDNAAENTQAAESRIRDTDMAKEMSKFTKD; encoded by the coding sequence ATGATAATTAACCACAATATGATGTCAATGAACGCACACAGATCAATGGGAGTAAACGCAGGCGGAATGAGCAAATCTGTAGAAAAATTGTCAACAGGACAAAGAATAAACAGAGCGGCAGATGACGCAGCAGGACTATATATATCAGAAAAAATGCGTTCACAAGTAAGAGGACTTACACAAGCATCAAGAAATGCGCAAGACGGTATCTCAGCAGTACAAACAGCAGAAGGAGCATTGGACGAAGTACATGCAATGCTACAAAGAATGAGAGAGCTTGCAGTACAAGCTGGTAATGATACTAATCAAGACGAAGATAGAAAAGCTATAAAAGCAGAGATAGCACAACTTGGGTCAGAAATAGACGATGTAGCTAAAAAGACACAATTCAACAAACAAACTCTATTAAGTGGAGGATTTAAGTCTGGTAAAAAACTACAAGTAGGAGCTAATAAAGGACAAACTCTTACTATATCTATAGTTAGTATGACTGGAAAAGCTATAGAAATAGGAACTGGAGCTTCAGCTATAAGTGTTGGAAGTAATGGTGATGTTAGTAAATCATTATCAAGAATAGATGCGGCTATAGCAAAGGTATCAGAACAACGTTCAAAACTTGGAGCAATTCAAAATAGACTTGAGCATACAATCAAGAACTTAGATAATGCAGCAGAAAATACACAAGCGGCAGAATCAAGAATAAGAGATACTGATATGGCAAAAGAGATGAGTAAGTTTACAAAAGACAA
- a CDS encoding acyl-CoA reductase has protein sequence MLKLEDVVIPMRENNVYHYIKSDIYKGKILDIFDSLICEFLNDLSIHLMNTTDKKLYPDIITFAFYIRKSNILKKKELYANSMTRIGKGVVFHIAPSNVPINFAFSLVFGLLSGNINIVRVSKKDFKQTKIICNSINNILDNDKYSSIKNNISIISYEHNKKITDYYSNLCDVRIIWGGDNTINEIRTSPINTRTMELTFADRYSFSIISAKSILDSSDEQLKRLSENFYNDTYLIDQNACSSPHLIVWKNDVENYELLKKSKDIFWKFVYNTVKKWEIEDVYASEKYTLACEYATIYEEIDKLERYDNYIYILNLNSIKNSTIKIKGKLGLFSQISIDSYDEIAPLLKKETQTITYYGIVSGEIVDFIKKIGTKGVDRIVPFGKSLELDLIWDGYDIINMLSRIIYR, from the coding sequence ATGCTGAAATTAGAGGATGTAGTGATACCTATGAGAGAAAATAATGTATATCATTATATAAAATCTGATATATATAAAGGGAAGATTTTAGATATATTTGACAGTTTAATTTGTGAGTTTTTGAATGATTTGTCGATACACTTAATGAATACTACTGACAAGAAGTTGTATCCTGATATAATAACATTTGCGTTTTATATAAGAAAATCTAATATACTAAAAAAGAAAGAGCTGTATGCAAATTCAATGACAAGAATAGGAAAAGGAGTAGTTTTTCATATTGCACCATCTAATGTGCCGATAAACTTTGCATTTTCTTTAGTATTTGGATTATTATCTGGTAATATAAATATAGTAAGAGTTTCAAAAAAAGATTTCAAGCAAACAAAAATAATATGTAATAGTATAAATAATATTTTAGATAATGATAAGTATAGTAGTATTAAAAATAATATAAGTATAATATCTTATGAACATAATAAAAAAATTACAGATTATTATTCCAATCTATGTGATGTTAGAATTATTTGGGGAGGAGATAATACAATAAATGAAATAAGAACATCCCCTATAAATACACGAACTATGGAGTTAACTTTTGCAGATAGATATTCGTTTTCTATAATATCTGCAAAAAGTATACTTGATTCATCAGATGAGCAATTAAAAAGATTATCAGAAAATTTTTATAATGATACTTATTTAATAGATCAGAATGCTTGCTCTTCACCACATCTGATAGTATGGAAAAATGATGTCGAAAATTATGAATTATTGAAAAAATCTAAAGATATTTTTTGGAAATTTGTTTATAATACTGTAAAAAAATGGGAAATTGAAGATGTTTATGCAAGTGAAAAATATACTCTTGCATGTGAATATGCTACAATTTATGAAGAAATAGATAAGTTGGAAAGATATGATAACTATATATATATATTGAATCTCAATTCAATAAAAAATTCTACAATAAAAATAAAAGGTAAGTTAGGATTATTTAGTCAAATATCTATTGATTCTTATGATGAAATTGCACCATTATTAAAAAAAGAAACTCAAACAATAACATATTATGGCATTGTTTCCGGTGAAATAGTAGACTTTATAAAAAAAATTGGTACAAAAGGTGTTGATAGAATTGTACCATTCGGAAAATCATTGGAATTAGATTTAATTTGGGACGGATATGATATTATTAATATGTTGTCAAGAATAATATATAGGTAG
- a CDS encoding polysaccharide deacetylase family protein, protein MNEITIVMYHYVRELENTRYPNIKGLKLSEFKKQIEYFKQRYTFICLEDIFEAIYGGKKLKENSIFLTFDDGYLDHYTNVFPILKNNGIRGFFSMPAKILNENELLDVNKIHYILAVADENSLIKKLYEKLDYYRGIEFNYPSNDEIFNEINVEKSRFDNENIIFLKRVLQTYLPYELRNKIVDELFLEYVLENDISKKNILLNETYMNMEQIKLMIKSGMSFGLHGYNHEHLKNMSIEDMKKDIDKSIYFWDEIIDKNCLTICYPYGSYNKDTVSYAIEKGCKLGFSTKIAKTELNLKNALTLSRFDTNDFYPKSK, encoded by the coding sequence ATGAACGAAATAACCATTGTTATGTATCATTATGTGAGAGAGCTTGAAAACACAAGATATCCGAATATAAAAGGGCTAAAATTGTCAGAGTTTAAAAAACAGATTGAATATTTTAAACAAAGATATACGTTTATATGTTTGGAAGATATTTTTGAAGCTATATATGGTGGGAAAAAATTAAAAGAAAATTCTATTTTTTTGACATTTGATGATGGATATTTAGATCATTACACCAATGTATTTCCGATTTTAAAAAACAATGGAATTAGAGGTTTTTTTTCAATGCCAGCAAAAATATTAAATGAAAATGAATTACTGGATGTTAATAAAATACATTATATACTTGCTGTTGCAGATGAAAACTCTCTTATTAAAAAATTATATGAAAAATTGGATTATTATAGAGGAATCGAATTTAATTACCCATCGAATGATGAAATTTTTAATGAAATTAATGTAGAAAAAAGCAGATTTGATAATGAAAATATAATATTTTTAAAAAGAGTATTACAGACATATCTACCGTATGAATTGAGAAATAAAATTGTAGATGAATTATTTTTAGAATATGTACTGGAAAATGACATCAGCAAAAAGAATATACTGCTTAATGAAACGTATATGAATATGGAACAGATTAAGCTTATGATAAAAAGTGGTATGTCATTTGGATTACATGGATATAATCATGAACATTTAAAAAATATGAGCATAGAAGATATGAAAAAAGATATTGATAAAAGTATTTATTTTTGGGATGAAATAATAGATAAGAATTGCTTAACTATTTGCTATCCATATGGTTCATATAATAAGGACACTGTATCTTATGCTATAGAAAAAGGATGTAAGTTGGGATTTTCAACAAAAATTGCAAAGACTGAATTAAATTTAAAAAATGCATTGACTTTAAGCAGATTTGATACAAATGATTTTTATCCGAAATCTAAATGA
- a CDS encoding YjfB family protein, with translation MDIAAMSMNLSSMKTMTNINVSLLKKTMDVTKENADLMIENIKQMELSVNPNLGSNFDMKI, from the coding sequence ATGGATATAGCAGCTATGTCAATGAACCTTAGCAGTATGAAAACAATGACCAATATAAATGTATCATTATTAAAAAAAACTATGGATGTTACAAAAGAAAATGCAGACCTGATGATAGAAAACATAAAACAAATGGAGTTGTCAGTAAATCCTAATTTAGGTTCAAATTTTGATATGAAAATATAA
- the fliB gene encoding flagellin lysine-N-methylase: MGKVKVLVPEYLKDFTCIGSNCEETCCKNWNITVDKETYKKYKKLKDNIFHPLKDNKVIKNKKSISDEDYAIINLDNKNGNSCPFLNEDLLCNIYINLGEDYMCDTCKTYPRHFNSVDDELEMSLTPSCPEAARKILYSPNGICFEHIELDYQKYMNYKKRIYTKGRFVSKNAHKYFWNIRIASITILQNRNIDIVSRLTFLGILYKKVNALIKQKNYQLIDDEIIKFVNTLENLNDNSLLDSLSENKFQQALLCKEIILSLENISLKNKDSSISIFINSTIDFFKNDKDDNTLLNEYNFVIKNKIRPFFDSDIGSMMIENYLVNKYFLDLMPFTYPDDIWKSLIVLCGDYFIIKSLMFGIAKDNDSIKKEDFFNIVRAVSRSLAHNSNYYHYLIQNIENWELNTLGGMYTLINN, encoded by the coding sequence ATGGGAAAAGTAAAGGTATTAGTGCCCGAATACTTAAAAGATTTTACCTGTATAGGTTCCAACTGCGAAGAAACCTGTTGTAAAAATTGGAATATAACTGTAGATAAAGAAACATATAAGAAATACAAAAAATTAAAAGACAATATTTTTCATCCTCTTAAAGATAATAAAGTAATAAAAAATAAAAAATCTATATCTGATGAAGATTATGCAATTATAAATCTTGATAATAAAAATGGAAACAGTTGTCCATTTTTAAATGAAGATTTACTATGTAATATATACATAAATCTTGGCGAAGATTATATGTGTGACACTTGCAAAACATATCCAAGGCATTTCAACTCTGTAGATGATGAATTAGAAATGTCTCTTACCCCATCATGCCCTGAAGCAGCAAGAAAAATACTATACTCTCCTAACGGAATATGTTTCGAACATATAGAACTTGATTACCAAAAATATATGAATTATAAAAAAAGGATATATACAAAAGGCAGATTTGTAAGCAAAAACGCTCACAAATATTTTTGGAATATCAGAATAGCTTCAATTACAATATTGCAGAATAGAAATATTGATATAGTGTCAAGGCTTACTTTTCTTGGCATACTTTACAAAAAAGTAAATGCGCTTATAAAACAGAAAAATTATCAACTAATAGATGATGAAATAATAAAATTTGTAAATACATTAGAAAATTTAAACGATAACTCTCTTTTAGACAGTTTATCTGAAAATAAATTCCAACAAGCATTATTGTGCAAAGAAATAATACTTAGTTTAGAAAACATTTCTCTTAAAAACAAAGATTCATCAATCTCTATTTTTATAAATTCTACAATAGATTTTTTTAAAAACGATAAAGATGATAATACATTGTTAAATGAATATAATTTTGTTATAAAAAATAAAATAAGACCTTTTTTTGACTCCGATATAGGTAGCATGATGATTGAAAATTATCTTGTAAACAAATATTTTTTAGATTTAATGCCTTTCACATATCCTGATGATATATGGAAATCTCTAATAGTATTATGTGGAGATTACTTTATAATAAAATCACTAATGTTTGGAATAGCAAAAGATAACGATAGCATAAAAAAAGAAGATTTTTTCAATATAGTACGTGCTGTTTCAAGAAGCTTGGCACATAACAGTAATTATTATCATTACTTAATTCAAAACATAGAAAACTGGGAACTTAATACCTTAGGAGGCATGTACACTTTAATAAACAATTAA
- a CDS encoding acyl-protein synthetase: MKYDDVLKYEPFSLTKAEKQILLLKRLNYLTKLHYEKCDDYRKILDFLGFDKNKNYNVEEQIFLPIRLFKELDLKSIPDDEIFKKMTSSGTTGQQVSKIYLDRATSLYQQKTLIKIMSSIITHNRMPMIIIDTKRVVSDPNFISARKSGILGFSLFAKDKIFALDDNMNLDIDLLEKFLEKHKNEDIFIFGYTFIIWQYFYEELKRRRKTLDLSNVILLHGGGWKKLKNLNISDMAFKESLNQVANIKRISEFYGMAEQTGSIYITCEHGNMHTSTYSDIIIRRKEDFSICDIGEKGIIQLISLIPESYPGHNILTEDEGVILGEDDCPCNRKGKYFKILGRIQNAEIRGCSDTYERK, translated from the coding sequence ATGAAATATGATGATGTCTTAAAATATGAACCATTTTCATTAACTAAAGCTGAAAAACAAATACTTTTATTAAAAAGATTAAATTATCTAACTAAATTGCATTATGAAAAATGTGATGATTATAGAAAAATTCTTGATTTTTTAGGATTCGATAAAAATAAAAATTATAATGTTGAAGAACAAATATTTTTACCTATTAGACTTTTTAAAGAATTGGATTTAAAAAGCATACCTGATGATGAAATATTTAAAAAAATGACCTCATCAGGAACAACAGGGCAGCAAGTTTCAAAAATATATTTAGATAGAGCCACATCTTTATACCAACAAAAAACTCTAATAAAGATAATGAGCAGTATTATTACTCATAATCGTATGCCTATGATAATAATAGATACAAAAAGAGTTGTGAGCGATCCGAATTTTATTTCAGCAAGAAAATCTGGTATACTTGGTTTTTCATTATTTGCAAAAGATAAAATTTTTGCACTTGATGATAATATGAATTTGGATATAGATTTATTAGAAAAATTTTTAGAGAAACATAAAAATGAAGATATTTTCATATTTGGATATACTTTTATAATATGGCAATATTTTTACGAAGAATTAAAAAGACGTAGAAAAACTTTAGATTTATCAAATGTTATACTACTTCATGGTGGCGGTTGGAAAAAACTGAAAAATTTAAATATATCTGATATGGCTTTTAAAGAGTCCTTGAATCAAGTAGCAAATATAAAAAGAATATCAGAATTTTATGGCATGGCTGAACAAACTGGCAGTATATATATTACTTGTGAACATGGAAATATGCACACAAGTACATATTCAGATATTATTATTAGGAGAAAAGAGGACTTTTCTATATGTGATATAGGAGAAAAAGGAATTATACAGCTAATATCTCTTATACCGGAATCATATCCTGGACATAATATACTTACAGAAGATGAAGGAGTAATATTAGGAGAAGATGATTGTCCTTGCAATAGAAAAGGAAAGTATTTTAAAATATTAGGCAGAATACAAAATGCTGAAATTAGAGGATGTAGTGATACCTATGAGAGAAAATAA